A single genomic interval of Vicia villosa cultivar HV-30 ecotype Madison, WI unplaced genomic scaffold, Vvil1.0 ctg.000010F_1_1, whole genome shotgun sequence harbors:
- the LOC131621714 gene encoding uncharacterized protein LOC131621714: protein MIKNQLKIRFLRKSLDFSAVGDSVMKEFPSCFGENGVQVADSSSSSSSSGSTRGAQNVVTCIYQCKLRGRSCLITVSWTKNLMGQGLSVGIEELGNHCLCKVDIKPWLFSKRKGCKNLEVESSKIAILWDLSYAKFGSGPEPLEGYYLVVLFNKKMVLLLGDLKKEACKKIDSDNNNVGGYNSDAVFIAKREHVFGKRFYSTKAQFCDKGKIHDVRIECDTVMGSTDDPCLVIRIDSKIVMQVKQLKWKFRGNQTILVDSFPVEVFWDVHNWLFGNVAGNAVFMFQTCVSAEKLWSGQSVSDPSVMMTWAYSQQFRDSQLQGLGFSLILYAWKNE, encoded by the coding sequence ATGATCAAAAATCAGTTAAAGATCagatttttaagaaaaagtttaGATTTTTCTGCTGTTGGTGATTCTGTCATGAAGGAGTTTCCTTCTTGTTTTGGAGAAAATGGTGTGCAGGTTGcagattcatcttcatcttcatcctcttcagGTTCCACAAGAGGGGCACAGAATGTGGTTACATGTATCTATCAATGTAAATTGAGAGGTCGTTCATGTTTGATTACTGTTTCATGGACAAAGAATCTGATGGGCCAAGGGTTGAGTGTTGGAATTGAGGAATTGGGTAATCATTGTTTGTGTAAGGTTGATATAAAGCCATGGTTGTTTTCAAAGAGAAAAGGGTGCAAGAATTTGGAAGTTGAGTCTAGTAAAATTGCTATACTTTGGGATTTGAGTTATGCTAAATTTGGTTCTGGGCCAGAACCATTGGAAGGGTACTATTTAGTTGTTTTGTTTAACAAAAAGATGGTTTTGCTTTTAGGAGATCTGAAAAAAGAAGCATGCAAGAAGATTGACAGTGACAACAACAATGTTGGTGGTTATAATTCTGATGCAGTTTTTATTGCGAAGAGAGAACATGTTTTCGGCAAGAGATTTTACTCTACGAAAGCTCAATTTTGTGACAAGGGTAAGATACATGATGTGAGAATTGAGTGTGATACGGTTATGGGGAGTACTGATGATCCTTGTCTTGTGATTAGAATTGATAGCAAGATAGTGATGCAGGTGAAGCAATTGAAGTGGAAGTTTCGCGGTAATCAGACGATTTTGGTGGATAGTTTTCCGGTGGAAGTGTTTTGGGATGTTCATAATTGGCTGTTTGGGAATGTTGCAGGAAATGCTGTTTTCATGTTTCAAACTTGTGTTTCTGCTGAGAAATTGTGGTCTGGTCAATCTGTTTCGGATCCTTCTGTTATGATGACTTGGGCTTATTCTCAGCAGTTTAGAGATTCTCAGTTGCAGGGTCttggattttctcttattttgtaTGCTTGGAAAAATGAGTAG
- the LOC131621715 gene encoding uncharacterized protein LOC131621715: MATIPLLVLPISLLHRQPSSPPTLTTHSHIHNFPNPIFTNSSINKPSPLHGINPSDSRRDNPLFLDENNAVVDDMDGYLNNLSLEYESVWDTKPAWCQPWTIALTGVSIVAISWLIFQSVVVTSAISLLIFAWWYIFLYSYPKAYSAMIAERRERITDGVEDTYGRRK; encoded by the exons ATGGCGACTATCCCTTTGTTAGTGTTACCAATTTCTCTCCTCCACCGTCAACCTTCTTCTCCTCCAACTCTAACAACTCACTCTCACATCCACAATTTCCCTAACCCCATTTTCACAAACTCCTCAATCAACAAACCATCCCCACTGCACGGTATCAATCCCAGTGACTCAAGACGAGACAATCCTCTCTTCTTGGACGAAAACAATGCGGTGGTCGATGACATGGACGGTTACCTCAATAACCTTTCACTCGAATACGAATCTGTTTGGGACACCAAACCAGCTTG GTGTCAGCCATGGACAATAGCGCTAACAGGGGTTTCAATTGTTGCTATTAGCTGGTTGATTTTTCAATCTGTTGTTGTTACTTCAGCCATATCATTGCTCATTTTCGCTTGGTGGTACATTTTTCTTTATTCTTATCCtaag GCATATTCAGCTATGATAGCCGAGCGCAGAGAAAGGATTACAGATGGTGTTGAGGACACGTATGGTCGTAGGAAGTAG
- the LOC131621716 gene encoding pre-mRNA-splicing factor ATP-dependent RNA helicase DEAH10-like: MPWGARGNHHPNANGNDNGKFSNANRNRQNHSSPWKQKIAQQRKSLPIASVEKRLIEEVRKNDILIIVGETGSGKTTQIPQFLFDAEFCRDGKVIGITQPRRVAAVTVAKRVADECGVELGQKVGYSVRFDDSTSNSTRIKYMTDGLLLREALLDQYLSKYSVIIVDEAHERTVHTDVLLGLLKRVQVARSNSIGDGRNLNNGNKSSPLKLIIMSASLDARTFSEYFGDAKAVHIQGRQFPVDLFYTRLPETDYLDAALITIFQVHLGEAPGDILVFLTGQEEIEAVERLINERLTKLPEGSQKLLPVPIFAALPSEQQMRAFSPAPSGFRKVILATNIAETSITIPGIKYVIDPGLVKARSYDPGKGMESLIVVPTSKSQALQRSGRAGREGPGKCFRLYPENEFEKLEDSTMPEIKRCNLANVILQLKALGVDDILGFDFIEKPSRTAIVKSLEQLFLLGALTDDCQLSDPVGWQMARLPLDPIYSKALILASEYDCLEEMLITVAMLSVESIFYTPRDQYEEVRAATKCFASPEGDHITLINVYRAAIELLQKRTLDTNKAKSEKVLRKWCKENFINSRSLRHARDIHRQIKGHAQQMGLKLASCGDDMLQFRRCLVASFFLNAAVKQPDGTYRALASGEVVQIHPSSVLFRKKPECIIFNELIQTTNKYVRNLTRVDHLWLTELAPKFYAMQN, encoded by the exons ATGCCTTGGGGGGCTCGTGGAAATCACCATCCCAATGCTAATGGCAACGACAACGGAAAATTCTCCAATGCTAATCGGAATAGGCAAAACCATTCTTCTCCCTG GAAACAAAAGATTGCGCAACAGAGGAAGTCTCTTCCTATTGCTTCGG TTGAGAAGAGATTAATTGAAGAGGTTCGGAAGAACGATATTTTGATTATAGTTGGTGAAACTGGAAGTGGAAAAACTACAC AGATTCCACAGTTTTTATTTGATGCTGAATTTTGTCGCGACGGAAAAGTTATTGGAATAACTCAGCCTAGACGTGTTGCTGCTGTCACTGTGGCCAAACGAGTTGCTGACGAATGTGGTGTTGAGTTGGGCCAAAAGGTTGGGTACTCTGTTAGATTTGATGATTCTACTTCGAACTCAACAAGGATTAAATATATGACCGATGGATTGCTTCTGAG GGAAGCATTACTGGATCAGTATCTTTCTAAGTATTCTGTTATAATTGTTGATGAAGCACATGAGAGAACCGTGCACACTGATGTCTTGTTGGGATTGCTAAAACGTGTGCAAGTTGCTCGTTCAAATTCTATCGGTGATGGTCGGAACCTTAATAATGGGAATAAGAGTTCTCCGTTGAAGCTAATCATCATGTCTGCAAGTCTTGATGCTCGCACTTTCTCTGAGTACTTTGGTGATGCCAAAGCTGTTCACATCCAAGGGAGACAGTTTCCTGTGGATTTATTTTATACTCGTCTTCCAGAAACAGATTATTTAGATGCTGCCTTGATAACGATTTTCCAG GTTCATCTAGGCGAGGCCCCTGGTGATATACTAGTATTTCTGACCGGGCAAGAGGAGATTGAAGCTGTTGAAAGGCTTATCAATGAGCGACTTACAAAGTTACCTGAAGGAAGTCAGAAGCTTCTACCTGTGCCTATATTTGCAGCTCTTCCATCTGAGCAGCAAATGCGAGCCTTTTCACCAGCTCCATCTGGATTTCGCAAG GTGATATTGGCAACTAATATTGCTGAGACGTCAATTACGATTCCTGGAATCAAATATGTAATTGATCCTGGACTTGTGAAAGCGCGTTCCTATGATCCTGGAAAAGGCATGGAATCTTTGATCGTAGTACCTACATCCAAGTCCCAGGCACTGCAAAGAAG TGGACGTGCAGGGCGTGAAGGACCTGGAAAATGCTTTCGTCTATATCCAGAAAATGAATTCGAGAAACTTGAGGACTCTACAATGCCAGAAATTAAGCGTTGCAACCTTGCTAACGTGATTTTGCAGCTTAAGGCTTTGGGTGTTGACGACATATTAGGATTCGATTTCATTGAGAAACCTTCAAG GACAGCTATTGTAAAATCACTGGAGCAGCTATTTTTATTAGGTGCTTTAACAGATGACTGTCAACTATCTGATCCAGTTGGATGGCAAATGGCTCGACTACCCTTGGATCCTATTTATTCCAAAGCTCTTATTTTAGCTAGTGAGTATGACTGCTTGGAAGAAATGTTGATAACTGTTGCAATGCTTTCTGTGGAATCAATATTTTATACTCCGCGTGACCAGTATGAAGAG GTAAGAGCTGCCACTAAATGCTTCGCAAGTCCAGAGGGAGACCATATTACTTTGATTAATGTGTATAGAGCAGCTATTGAATTATTGCAGAAGAGAACATTGGACACGAATAAAGCAAAAAGCGAAAAAGTTTTACGAAAATGGTGCAAAGAAAATTTTATCAATAGCCGTTCTCTTAGACATGCTCGTGACATTCATAG GCAGATAAAAGGACATGCTCAACAAATGGGTCTGAAACTTGCTTCTTGTGGAGATGATATGCTTCAATTTCGCAGATGCCTTGTTGCTTCCTTTTTCCTCAATGCAGCTGTGAAGCAGCCAGATGGAACCTACAG GGCTTTGGCAAGTGGTGAAGTGGTGCAGATCCACCCTTCTTCTGTATTGTTCCGGAAAAAACCAGAGTGCATTATATTTAACGAACTGATCCAAACTACTAACAAGTATGTTCGCAATTTAACCAGAGTTGACCACCTCTGGTTAACTGAACTGGCTCCTAAGTTTTATGCCATGCAGAATTAA